ATATTCAGAAAAGATGAGTTACTCAAAGATGATTCAAGCGAAAAGAGAACCTAGTAAACAGAAGCAAGTTTACCATCCGACGTCGTTTTCGAGCTTGCCATTTGTGAAGGGAGCACCAGGATAGCCAATAAGACGCATCACCCAAAAAGGCTCTCCAGCAATTTTTCCTTCGAACTCATAAGGTGATCCTCCAAGAGCTAATGCAATTCCCCTCAAGATGTTTCTTgaaagatcttgaaaaaaaaccATGAAAATAAGAAACTAAGGACTTATGTGAAAGCCTTCTTGGAAGCATAACAAAATGGTAAAACACACCTGTACAGAGCCTTAGATACTCCTCCATCAACTCTTTGAACTCATGAGGTTTCTCTGGCCTTCCAAAAAAACAATAGAGAAGTGGTCAGGACTCATGAGAGGAAGCAGCAGCTTAAGCATATAAGAAatcgaatataaaatataccACTGGTTTGGTCCTTCCATGGCTTTGCCTAGATCACCATACTTTCCCTGCTTAAACTCTCTGTAACACTTAAGACAGTAAAACACACACATTAGGAGAATCACATGGAAACATGGCTACTCCCTACTGAACACACACTTACATCAATGGCTTCGTGAATATCTGGTTTTCCCTTGGTTACATTTTCTCCAATTCTCTGATATCCtctgtttcattttattttacaaaactaCATTAAAACACTATtcaattctgaaaaaaaaagtttgtagtTTACACGCAAACCTGTATCCAGCAGCAGGAGTCATCTTGATCTTAAGTTTCTCATCGTAAGGAAGCATGAAGAACTCACGCGTGATCTCTCTGACTTTCTTGATAAGATCCTCCGAGATTCCATGACCTATCTGCTCTCCAAATTACCATAAGATGAACAGATCTTTTTCAAacctaagaagaaaaaaaaggaactcAATTACGACGTACCACGTAGAAGAATCCCGCGTCCCGACAAGCTCTGTCCAGTTGCTGGACAACCTGAATGACGCCAGGATCTTCTGCCATGTCGGGGTCATCACACTTGAGCAGTAGAGGAGAGATGTCTGCTAGAACATCGATGTTTGAGTGAAGATTAGATTCAAGAGTACTAAAAGGAGAATAGATTCGTTAGTACCGATGACTGGTAAGGATTTGAAATCTGTGGCCATCTTTCTTTCTCTGCTTGAGCTGAATCTTCTTTGgtaaaatagagagagagagagagagagagagagagaatctacCTGATCTCCTAGTTATGAGTGTACGTGGCTTTCGAGGATCTCCTTTTGTTAGCGAGGACTTTATGCTTTCCCAATTTACGTTTAACACATTATATAAGACTGGTTAGATTCTTGAATTTATTAAGCAAGATTCTTTCTTTTCTAAGATTCGAATCTTGTGATTGCTCTTTTTAGGCATATGCATATATATGGGAACAATACTTGGGTTCACTCCTATGGTAAATAGTTAAATTCATCTCACTTTTTATAACCAACCAAATTACCATGTTGGATTAGttaaaaaagacaataaaatttaaaaaaaatggctgaAAAAAACACTGACGTTAACGCCGTCTACAAAATCTGAaattctaaaaatctaaaatctaaaccctaatcctcaaaccataaaccataaatcctaaactctaaacccaaaattctaaattctaaacccaaaaccctaaaccataaaccataaatcctaaactctaaacccaaaattctaaattctaaacccaaaaccctaaaccataaaccctaaaccatcaaccataaactctaaaccttaaatcctaaaccctaaacacaaaATTCTAAACTCTAGACCCGAACCATGATCAAGTAATGGGTTTAGGGATTAATTTAGGGttgtgttttgggtttagggttaggatttaggatttagggttagagttttgggtttagggttaggatttaggatttagggttagagttttgggtttagggtttagagtttagtatttggGGTTTtgtgtttagagtttaggatttggagtttaaagtttagggtttaaatttttgatttttagagttttgggttttaCAGACAGTTTTAATATCGGTGTTGTTTTTCTAagtcatttattttttaattttattacctTTTTAATTATACCTACGTGATATTTTGGTTGGTTATAAATGGTGAAGTGAATTTAACCATTTACCATGGGGTGAacctaggggtgttcaatccggatatcggttcggtttcgcttcggtttttttcggttttcggtattttggttagtaaaatataactaccattctaaatccatatttacttcggttcggttcggtttatataccgtcggttttcggtttattcggttttataccaaaaaacataattattttgtttgagatcatattatatgaattttagagtcatattgtcaagaccgtcatttattaaaaatatattacatgttcaaaaaagtaaaaatgcttctaccatcaaataaaataatcaaatctataactaaaatcaaagtttgaaattttgaaaataaaaaaatgaaacaaaacagaaacatgaaataaaagttTTTCCATTGTTCTATATTTAGTGTTCAAtaaagtcatgctttttcaattgaaaatttttcattaattattgtccatcaaatatataattttcatattaatttagtgaatactaaaataaagcaaaaagatcaaaaaaagacttagaaaataagatgtctgaattgtgatgtattgttatttagttatagttcaagtgttttacaaattaaggttttttattactataaaattctagtaatagttattaacacaaatttaacttatgtaagaaatagattttcatgtattgttataaaatagatacatatttatatgtttctacttttaatcggttttgttcggtttattcggtttaatcgattatataccaaaccatatccaaatcctacggtttttataaaattatatccattcggtttatatgatatataccaaaaccaaaccataatgtctatttcggtttggttcaattcggtacggttcggttttaccatattgaacagccctaggTGAACCCAAGTATTATTCGTTATCTGGGATCCAAAAGCTTAAACTGGGACcgataaagaaaaaatgaattgaAATCGAACCAAAACTCTGTGGAATTTATGCCAGTAAAAAATTATTGGGTAAATtgtttttgggaaaaaaaaatgataattatgttttattaggctaatttcttttttgtatcattttttcattaataccctttagtattttccaaaataaatcaaataaatagttttacaaacaaaaaaaaaatcaaaaaaattatatattataatagttgagTTTTTGCTCACTCTTCAGTGAGCCACGTCACCGTTTTGTGGgctccacttttaaaaagtgtaaaaCCCATGGCTCGAATCctggttattgagatataaacaccaacatttataccactaagctaaatgatactttgtacagTGATGGctgaacctaatatatatttatgaaggtcgggaGCCCTTACTTtttcggcttcctctgagggtccagcctacaagtgtattatgggtttcatttttaaatgggattcatcatgttatatgaaaaaaaactcaagtttgcaacaattatagttttcccatattgtaaactgttgcGTTTAATATGAGTttgggttcttttcatcattgtctcaaacaagtctgagttacagaatTGCGccgtgtgtctgttcgtaatctattttttcaccagtgaactcttcatgtccccatcttaaatcgcttgatcataaatgttcatgatttgtagcccctctgtaaaccctatatatatatgattcttatctttgatgaacccaatctacatctccacaaaactcattgattcctcttagctttaaccatcttctagaaaatgtttctctctgcctctccagttcttCAAAccggcgtccgtcactcaaccttcgagtctctccgtcttggtcgtagtagtcggagcatagcctctggcttcctccgcttatgggattccctgaacttcaagaaagacagggagtttgtgggaatcatggttctcttccttgataaAAAGTAAGTTAATCTTCAATCTATCatacttatttaacataattgatttcttgattctttgttgaataatattatttgtagatTCGGTGATTCATGAgtttactcccgtcggacgtgctaatcattacatgccatctttgaaagcagattccattgtgaaagtcgatcgttttgatgTTTCTAGGTGCTCAaacatgtacaagataactgatcatccattcctcattcgtttcatctcacttaccattattgatgaagtcatcacgggtgctcctgagatcaatctccagtcaagattagactgttcgacaatctccaagtgattgcgaacacaaacctacaACTCTCAGGTATaatatcatattgcatctgggtttatattatgtttcgatatcataactgatatttaaactcgcagatgtggttgggcaaatccgttctgtccagggctctgacctcaccaaagaaacaactcgaatCGTTAttcgtctcctcattgatccataaaaaacaatcaacacataattccctttatattattgtccatattgtgctaacatcaataatcaaaaatatttcctacccaagatttgtggtcgtTTATTTATCTCCAttacttatcaatctaattttatacaaatctttattttacagcttaaaagaaaccacaattaacccaaacaatcaaaacaacaaaaactagaatcccaaaatagacgaatcattaatgatcacctctctctttgtctaatcttacaaataaacttcaaaataaatatatcaaaccaatcaactcaactaaaactcaacgacacatacattgagccaactaaacaaatacaaactacacggccaactatttaacaatttacaaacttactttcgcatatgcttacgaagaagatgacaaccaagatcagtgaaattacctaaacaaaaaaagaagagtaaCTTACATACTCTGATAAATaaaactaacaatgatttttgtttacatattacccatcaaataaaagagaaacaaacacagccacaccaggagatacaagagacaatcccaacatacacaaaggcggcaacaacatctccacatactcactcctcttgtcttatgaaaatagcttacatgctcAATGTCAACAGGCCAATACTATTGTTTTCTTATGAGAAATGCATATATTCGTTCAAAACTCATTAAAGCCCAATTACTAATTgacactcattttatagttatttttacaagttttcatgtatttgttttaaagatccggtaaaaacaacaagttttaaaataaaaaacatataatcaacataataagaacaaaaaaaattattacttaatacacacaaattacacaactaaactggaaaaaaatatccagaaacaaaaggtactctcaacaaccttaatataattgatgtaatctcaacagtaaaagtaacaaattaaaaagacaaacaaacaataagtctcagtgacacagcaagcaacaccacgaactatattaatcacattactaacacagtttagtccttCGTGAGtggttcatcatcacaactctaaccatatagcaataaaaaaacttgaaaaacaatgatcaacccaaagcgcaaaattcacagctacaataaccctaacaaatattgagatgaaacaagaactctgtcCACAACTCTGTGCTTGCACGGAGGAAATGCCCCTAGTAACTACTAATGAAATACATATGTCAACTTATTGGTATTTTTTCTCAGTTCTAAatatgtttaaatcataatttcatattttgttctaCAAAAGTAGAATTGACATTCTACACAGTAAACAATGTAATCAACTTTTTTATTGAATCTAATATGTTTAGAATATGCGATCTAGGTAAATAAtagtaatctaaaaatatttggaaaacgCGTTATGCGCTTAATCTATCGTTCTAAAATCTGTAGAAATcagaatctacacattactataaatctaaaacttgTAGAAATCggaatctacacattactataaatctaaaactagTAGAAATTGATTTTAAACATGTTTACAGATTCTACGGATAAGGATAATCAGTTCCAAAAATATGGGAAGATAATATTGGATATTCAGTTTCCTTATATGtattaaattgatttttttaaaagaaaatccttatttataaaatcaatttttaaactaaaaaaaattaaaacatcgaTTTGGAAATTCTTCTCACGCCATCTTCTTCTCCCCTTTGTTCTTCGAGGAGAAGAGAAAAATGAGTTTGATTGATTAGAAATCGAGTTTTAAGAGTCCAGCTCGTGTTTgttcggttcaaatcaagtgggaatcaaaCCGGATTTAACTGACGGAAACCAGAAAATCGATTTGGAAGACTTACATGGGCACGAGATCAATCGATCCACACCCATCGATCGAACttttaattgagaaaaaaaaaattcgaactTTAGGTTTTTTggggatttttaatattttttaattattttatttaaaattatatttgaatatttaacaatggttttattaattgtaattttaaattttcaattgaaattAATGACAGTATtaccatttttaaaatatttagccTAATAGAAGATAAACTATATGAGATTAATCTAAtatgacatagttatcattttttgacctaaaaaacaattttcccaaaatTATTTTACCCCAAAATAAAATGGATCCATAAGAACCTTTCGATCCGAAAACTCAAATGTCCAGTACTAAGAGCATCTTTTCTATCTTTCTGTTGTCAGATTGAAGGATCAAGGTTCATCGAGGAAAGGGTGATTGAGCAAACGTTCAACGAGCAAAGGTTAGTGTTACTCTGTCTTTCTGGTTCGATTTAGGATTTGGTTTCAATTGAATCGAGTGTAATTAATATGTTGGTTAGAGTTAGAATATGGTTGTGGTTGTGTGATAAATAGAAGTGATGGCTAGCTAGAATTGTCGTGactgtttgtgtttgtgtttgtgtttgtgtttgttctTTGTCATCAATGTCGTAGATAAATGCATCTCAAACTTCCTTCCTTTTCTTCCTTCTCTATAAACACACATTCCTCCTTCTCTTTCTTATCATCTCCTTCATCtttcttctccacttcttctttgTATGGATCCTCGTCAAAGCCAATCCTCTAGCTTTTTAAACTTACTAAACAGTCAAGGACTACCTAACAATGAATACCCAactcagtttctgagtttttcacCTACTCCAGACCTTAGAGGATCTGCTTCACGTGCACAAAGTGGTGAGGACCGTAAGCAAAGTTGCAAGTGATCAACAGCTGAAGACCTGGTCCTCATCAGTGCATGGTTGAACACCTCCAAGGATCCAATAaacaaatgcatcaacaactgaaagctgatttggttgaacatttaTGGCGTAAATTCGGACATCATCAAGACAACAACTGAGATCGGATGCTTCTTTGAAATTTTTCtcgtttattttactaatatttgttgtactttttttttaatctatgtttgtcaaaacaaaaaataataattctatgtttaaaatattttcttttaatatgttttatttaataaataaatttcatctttaaaaaaattaagtttaataattttttttttagaacctCAAATTAAGAACTTGCCATTGGAGCTAAATATATAGGTGTCTCTTTAGTACAAGCTCTTAAGTatcattaattactaaaaaatcattaagacttaaagttaatcatgctctaagagcatgattaaccctaAGAACCAAAATTGGGctcttaatgattttttattaattaatcataGTTAAGAGCTTGTACTTAAGAGACACATATTTTGTTAGGTACAATGGTAGGTTCTTAACTTGTGGCTCTTAAGGAAACTCACACTTTGGTCTCTGACAGTACAAGAACATAGATGATCATAGTATGGTTAACATAGAAGAAACTCACACTTTGGTCTCAGAAAAATAAGTTGATGAGACAGCAAGACCTTCATGGTCATATATACGTACGAGTCTCTGTCTTGACCCCGACGATTCAAGCCAGCAAAATGGAATGACTTCAACTCAGCAACACTATTCTAGCCTAATTGCTTATGCTATGTTTCATAACGAATGCAATAAACCAAACCTTGGTGATTCTTCTCCAGTGTCATCTTCTCCGAGAACGCCTTGCCTTAAGGTGGTATCCAACATTGCAGCGGTTTGATACCTCAATGAAAAGGCTTTCTCCTTGGGGAAGAATCCAATCTGCAGACTACTAATGATGAGAAGAGTCAACAAAGTCAAAACAACTAAATGAAAATCCCTAGAGAAACTCAAAACTTCTACCATTATGATTGAGACGACAGAACAACTCTTACATGTTGATACTTGTCGACAGTGAACAtattggtttctttgattttGTATTCTACCCACTcagcttcctcttcctcttcatcagcAACTGAAGTGGCTGACGTTGCCTGCTTTATATATAACCTATGAAGTATACAACAAAGTTCGTGAGGACATTTCTACACATGTAAAGTTCAAAACTTTGTATAGTTACAGTCATTAACACTTAGTTCCATCAATCAGTAACAAAGTTTTGTCTTTTATCTTAGAAAATGACGAAATCAAGCATAAACATACGATTGATTATGGCTAATGAGCTCATCTTCTCCATATGAACTAGCATAGAGCCGAGTGTCAATCTTATGCAACAGATTCCCTTTGCTGCCCAACAAAACAACATCATTGTCTTCTACCCGGAATCTACCAACTCAACACACGCATGTCATATGAACGATGAAAATACCACAATTTACCTTCTGTTCTGCAACTCGGAGATACACCAACACAGAATAGCTTCTATCTATATTTCTCTCTGGCCGATTTGGCTCACCTGAAGCCAAAcaaattatcaattcaatgttTATTTGGGTTTCAATCCGATGGTTTAATGACAATATAAGAGGACgatagaggaagaagacgatAGAGGAAGAACAGAAGACGATTGAAGAAGAAAATACCTTCGGCGATGGGGTCTGATGGGAGCTTTGCTTCGCCGGCTATGCAAACACGGCCACAGAGGCGAAGAACAAGAATAGATCTCTCTCAAGGCTGATTTTGACTGAATTTGGTCTGAGAAGAAATGATTCACCATGggaaagggagagagagagaagaagaatcgTCGCAAGAGGCGCCTCCTCCGAAGAGCTTCAAAGAACCAGACTCttactcaatttttttttaattttttaattacacTTTGGGCTTAAGAGCCCAGCTAAGATCCAGCGTTAATCCTGGTCTAAGGGTTTTAATTCTTCATCtatgttttttatataatttagttataacgaatttcaatttatttaaaatttaagattggacattatttaattttagtgatctctgatttattttagttattttgcaTATATTTGAGTAATGAGTGTAGACATATGATACTCGAAACTAGAACCGAAACGACTTAAAAATCGAGTAGAACCGATACAGAATCAAACTAATTATATGGTtattaattatgtaaaaataaaatatttggaacaagGTCTTCCCACAGTGGTGCCGGATATGGTCAACATCAATCACCAACATAGAGGATACCGTCGACGAGACATCAACAGATTCAAAATTAGTTTAgtcttttaaaattatcaagttTGAAAAGATCTTTGATAACTCAGTATCTTAAAAGGGATtaactttgataaaaaaaaagagattaacTAAAACAGTTTATTCTCCAGACATACTCTTTTGATAGAAATAAAGATTTTTTCAATTATGTCGTCCGAGGTATTATGGTTCAGTTGGTTATGATTATGTCAAATGTGTTATGCTTTAGGAATTGGTAAAACAAAATCAGTGTGTGTTAATTTGGTGTTTAATATACTCatctgtagtttttttttttttgaataaacgTCTGTAGATTTTACTTGAAATATATCTAACAAATGGTATAGAAAATCGATTAGATTAAATTAAAGTCTTCAAATAGATGATAAGATCCAAGATTCACAAATGGAAAGAAACTTTATTTTTACAAACTCCGCGTAGCAATGCAtgacgtctctctctctctctcattttttctaggacaaagaagaaacagagcgTTTCTTACGATCACTACAAAACCGGGTGCTGTTTTTATCCATTTTATCCAACACGTAGTGCGCAAGCAACTCATTAGACTCGACAAGATTCTCCCGACACAAGAACTCATCTCCACAAAGCCTCTCAACGTCTCTGTAATAATCATGCACGAACACATGCGTCTTCGGACTCCCGCCTTTTTTGCTCCGAGCAAGAACTGCCGCCGTGAATATCGAGGACATCCTCCCCGGTCCTTCGTTAGCGTCGCCACGTGGCCCATCCACAAAGATCACATCCCAGTCAACATCGTAGACATGATTCGGCAAGTCGTTTAAACCTAGTTTGCAGTCGGAAAAGAGGAGATTCTGCACGGGACGACACTCGTTTCCAGCGGCTTCTTTCGCCGCCGCGACGAGCTCTCCGGCCTCGTGAGCTTTGGTCGTGTACTGAACGTCGAAAACGTCGATCTCCGGGTGGATCTCTTCGAAGTAAGCCGCGTAGTATCTGTTCTCTTCTACGAAGACGGTGCGGCCGTTGTGGTTTAGCGCTTTCCATAGGAGAGTCTCGTGCGTGAGTCCGAAGACGAGGAGGTTGCACGGCGGAGCGCAGCGGCGGAGGACGTCGGAGATTGATTTCATCTCGCCGTAAGACATGTGGAAGCTGTCGTTGGATCTTGACGCGTAGTGAAGCAACGCGTTGATGGTGGTTGTGGGGAGGTTGGAGTTGGTAATAGTGGTGGGAGAAGGGGAAACTCCGGCGGCGGATG
The window above is part of the Brassica napus cultivar Da-Ae chromosome C8, Da-Ae, whole genome shotgun sequence genome. Proteins encoded here:
- the LOC106382426 gene encoding probable 2-oxoglutarate-dependent dioxygenase At3g50210 isoform X1 codes for the protein MATDFKSLPVIDISPLLLKCDDPDMAEDPGVIQVVQQLDRACRDAGFFYVIGHGISEDLIKKVREITREFFMLPYDEKLKIKMTPAAGYRGYQRIGENVTKGKPDIHEAIDCYREFKQGKYGDLGKAMEGPNQWPEKPHEFKELMEEYLRLCTDLSRNILRGIALALGGSPYEFEGKIAGEPFWVMRLIGYPGAPFTNGKLENDVGCGAHTDYGLLTLVNQDEDKTALQVRNLGGDWISAIPIPGSFVCNIGDMLKILSNGVYESTLHRVINNSPLYRVCVAFFYETNFDAVVEPFDICKDKYPEGRGESQIFKRAVYGEHLVSKVQTNFAM
- the LOC106379946 gene encoding protein IRREGULAR XYLEM 15; the protein is MKNGSGNTNTKLILLHPYIQKQSSTTRLWLLAFVSFFTIIFLLTLLYTRDTIIPSKNTSVAAAVAAVVTSAAGVSPSPTTITNSNLPTTTINALLHYASRSNDSFHMSYGEMKSISDVLRRCAPPCNLLVFGLTHETLLWKALNHNGRTVFVEENRYYAAYFEEIHPEIDVFDVQYTTKAHEAGELVAAAKEAAGNECRPVQNLLFSDCKLGLNDLPNHVYDVDWDVIFVDGPRGDANEGPGRMSSIFTAAVLARSKKGGSPKTHVFVHDYYRDVERLCGDEFLCRENLVESNELLAHYVLDKMDKNSTRFCSDRKKRSVSSLS
- the LOC106382426 gene encoding probable 2-oxoglutarate-dependent dioxygenase At3g50210 isoform X2, with protein sequence MAEDPGVIQVVQQLDRACRDAGFFYVIGHGISEDLIKKVREITREFFMLPYDEKLKIKMTPAAGYRGYQRIGENVTKGKPDIHEAIDCYREFKQGKYGDLGKAMEGPNQWPEKPHEFKELMEEYLRLCTDLSRNILRGIALALGGSPYEFEGKIAGEPFWVMRLIGYPGAPFTNGKLENDVGCGAHTDYGLLTLVNQDEDKTALQVRNLGGDWISAIPIPGSFVCNIGDMLKILSNGVYESTLHRVINNSPLYRVCVAFFYETNFDAVVEPFDICKDKYPEGRGESQIFKRAVYGEHLVSKVQTNFAM